In one window of Candidatus Hydrogenedentota bacterium DNA:
- a CDS encoding uroporphyrinogen decarboxylase family protein, which translates to MPMSSYEVVRRAIEFDQPDRLPVRFDWLGITDVRSVPWNQIGTGNIAEKHSVDEWGCGWERSDMPNMGQVKGHPLADWLALETFTFPDPETPAFYKNMEQFFEVEEDTYRCTGIFMLLFERMHALRGFENTLLDLYAERERIGWLADKVVDFDLGIIRNIHRRFGNKIHGFGFTDDWGTERDLFISPDLWVEFFQPRYKRIFDACHANGWHVWMHSCGKVNDIIELLIEIGLDVINLQQPRALGIEEIGERYRGRICFESLCDIQHTLPFKGEAEIREEARLLLEHWATPVGGF; encoded by the coding sequence ATGCCCATGTCATCGTATGAGGTTGTCCGGCGCGCGATTGAGTTCGACCAGCCCGACCGTCTCCCCGTTCGGTTCGACTGGCTCGGAATCACCGACGTACGGTCCGTCCCCTGGAACCAGATAGGCACGGGCAACATTGCCGAGAAACATTCCGTGGATGAATGGGGCTGCGGCTGGGAACGTTCGGACATGCCGAATATGGGGCAGGTCAAAGGCCATCCATTGGCGGATTGGCTGGCTCTGGAGACGTTCACCTTCCCCGACCCGGAAACTCCAGCGTTCTACAAGAATATGGAACAGTTTTTCGAGGTTGAAGAGGATACTTACCGCTGCACGGGCATCTTCATGCTGTTGTTCGAGCGGATGCACGCATTGCGCGGTTTTGAGAACACCCTGTTGGACCTGTACGCCGAGCGTGAGCGCATTGGCTGGCTTGCCGACAAGGTCGTTGACTTCGACCTGGGCATCATCCGGAACATCCACCGGCGTTTTGGCAACAAGATTCACGGGTTTGGGTTTACGGACGACTGGGGTACGGAGCGGGACCTCTTCATCAGCCCGGACCTGTGGGTCGAGTTCTTCCAGCCGCGATACAAGCGCATTTTTGATGCATGCCACGCAAACGGGTGGCACGTATGGATGCACTCCTGCGGCAAGGTCAACGACATTATCGAACTCCTCATCGAGATCGGCTTGGATGTCATTAATCTGCAACAGCCTCGCGCTTTGGGGATCGAGGAGATCGGGGAGCGGTACCGCGGACGCATCTGTTTCGAGTCCTTGTGCGACATCCAACATACCCTTCCGTTTAAGGGCGAGGCCGAGATTCGCGAGGAGGCGCGCCTCTTGCTCGAACACTGGGCGACGCCGGTAGGCGGGTTCAT